A DNA window from Prevotella intermedia ATCC 25611 = DSM 20706 contains the following coding sequences:
- a CDS encoding radical SAM protein — MYSIYDYIHNGIVFVNNVVRRQHKELTSLMIYSTTSCQSRCKHCSIWKKPIENLSLDDIIKIMDSKCVTKRTMVGLEGGEFILHPEADKILGWFDTNHPNYTLLSNCLAANKVISAVKNHHPKHLYISLDGDRETYRYMRGRDGYDKVIKVIETCKDIVPVSLMFCLSPWNSFEDMGHVIDCAKQYNIDVRIGIYSTMSFFDTTKDLMESNDADFISQIPSSIHQTYENFDFVALYDEWKNNRLRLRCHSIFSELVIHSNGDVPLCQNLDVILGNIHENTLDEIFNSKESCEVQCQYSKACNQCWINYHRKYDIILLRNLERIIPKRLIELFYGKYQWTSNRQTTYKKHFKQIKA, encoded by the coding sequence ATGTACAGTATTTATGACTACATCCACAATGGAATTGTATTTGTCAATAATGTAGTACGCAGACAGCACAAGGAACTCACATCCTTGATGATATATTCCACAACAAGCTGTCAGTCTCGTTGCAAGCACTGTTCCATTTGGAAGAAACCTATAGAAAATCTCAGCTTAGATGACATCATCAAAATAATGGACAGCAAATGTGTAACTAAACGCACGATGGTCGGTTTGGAAGGAGGTGAGTTTATCCTCCATCCCGAAGCAGACAAGATATTAGGATGGTTTGATACTAACCACCCAAACTATACATTGCTGTCCAACTGCCTTGCTGCAAACAAGGTAATATCTGCCGTAAAAAATCATCATCCCAAGCATCTATACATATCACTTGACGGCGATAGAGAAACCTATCGCTATATGCGTGGGAGAGATGGGTATGACAAGGTGATTAAGGTTATAGAAACATGTAAAGACATCGTGCCTGTCTCCCTGATGTTCTGTCTTTCTCCATGGAACTCGTTTGAGGATATGGGGCATGTCATAGATTGTGCCAAACAATATAACATTGATGTACGTATTGGCATTTACAGCACAATGTCATTCTTTGACACAACCAAAGATTTAATGGAATCCAATGATGCTGATTTCATCAGCCAGATACCCTCTTCCATACATCAAACATATGAGAACTTTGACTTTGTAGCTTTGTATGACGAGTGGAAGAATAATAGACTGAGACTGCGGTGTCATAGTATTTTCAGTGAATTGGTCATCCATTCTAATGGAGACGTTCCCTTGTGCCAAAACCTGGATGTGATATTAGGCAATATCCATGAGAACACACTTGACGAGATATTCAACTCAAAGGAGAGCTGCGAAGTCCAGTGTCAATACTCTAAAGCGTGTAATCAATGCTGGATTAACTATCATCGTAAATACGATATTATCCTGTTGAGAAATTTAGAAAGAATAATCCCCAAACGGCTGATAGAGTTGTTTTATGGGAAGTATCAATGGACCAGCAACAGGCAAACCACCTATAAGAAACATTTCAAGCAAATAAAAGCATAG
- a CDS encoding site-specific integrase: protein MRSTFKILFYINRQKTKADGKTVILCRITIDGKNSAITTGEECKPSEWNTKQSLTTDRKTNQRLHEFRELVEKTYQDILTRDGVVSVELIKYHLQGITENPTTLLAMSGAELQAVKESVGRSRAEGTYLNLFHSDRILREFVKDKGVQDIPISTITEDLFEEYRFFLKKRGLKGTTINNYLCWLSRLMFRAVSQRIIRCNPFENAKYEKEEKKIRFLQKSDVAKLMVMTMNDREAEQARLMFVFSCFTGLAIADMEYLLYKHIQTAADGRKYIRKERQKTKVEFIVPLHPVAEAIISHCWNEQERNEELQTVKEKGNSLIFQPHCSRSVIDVKLSIVGKACGIRERLSFHMARHTFGTMTLSAGIPSESIAKMMGHASISSTQVYAQVTDSKISEDMDRLIDKYKAKDKNTTNVNMEAATDTKTIPLVVKSNGRKEETV from the coding sequence ATGAGAAGTACATTCAAGATACTGTTCTATATCAACAGACAGAAGACAAAGGCAGACGGAAAGACAGTCATTCTCTGCCGTATCACCATAGACGGGAAAAACTCAGCTATTACTACAGGCGAAGAGTGTAAGCCCTCCGAGTGGAATACGAAGCAGAGCTTGACAACTGACAGAAAGACCAATCAAAGACTCCATGAGTTCAGGGAACTTGTGGAAAAGACCTATCAGGATATACTGACAAGGGACGGGGTGGTAAGCGTGGAACTCATCAAATACCACCTGCAAGGCATAACAGAGAATCCGACCACGCTCCTTGCCATGAGCGGGGCGGAGCTGCAAGCCGTCAAGGAGAGTGTGGGCAGGTCAAGAGCGGAGGGAACTTATCTAAACCTATTCCATTCTGACAGAATTCTCCGTGAGTTTGTGAAAGATAAAGGGGTGCAGGACATACCCATTTCCACCATTACGGAGGACTTGTTTGAGGAATACCGTTTCTTTCTCAAAAAGCGTGGATTGAAAGGAACGACTATCAACAACTATCTCTGCTGGCTGAGCAGGCTGATGTTCCGTGCAGTCAGTCAAAGGATTATCCGCTGCAACCCATTTGAGAATGCCAAGTATGAGAAGGAGGAAAAGAAGATACGCTTCCTGCAGAAGAGCGACGTCGCCAAGCTCATGGTAATGACAATGAATGACAGGGAAGCGGAACAGGCAAGGCTGATGTTCGTCTTTTCCTGTTTTACAGGACTGGCAATCGCCGATATGGAGTACTTGCTATATAAGCATATTCAAACGGCAGCAGACGGGAGGAAGTATATCCGCAAGGAACGCCAAAAGACAAAGGTCGAGTTCATCGTACCACTGCATCCCGTAGCTGAAGCCATCATCAGCCATTGCTGGAACGAGCAGGAAAGAAACGAAGAACTGCAGACGGTGAAAGAAAAAGGCAATAGCCTTATCTTCCAACCTCATTGCAGCCGTAGCGTGATAGATGTCAAATTGAGTATCGTGGGCAAGGCTTGTGGCATTAGGGAGAGATTGTCGTTCCACATGGCTCGCCACACTTTCGGCACGATGACTCTTAGCGCAGGTATTCCCAGTGAGAGCATTGCCAAGATGATGGGACATGCCTCCATATCAAGTACTCAAGTATATGCGCAGGTGACAGACAGCAAGATTTCTGAAGATATGGACAGGCTCATAGACAAGTACAAAGCAAAGGACAAAAATACCACAAATGTAAATATGGAAGCAGCAACAGACACAAAGACAATTCCGCTTGTTGTCAAATCAAATGGTAGAAAGGAGGAAACAGTATGA
- a CDS encoding sigma-70 family RNA polymerase sigma factor, whose product MIQIDACKNGDKEALGELYTTYANRLLGVCRHYVKDDNSAHDILHDAFIIIFMSIQDLKDESKLEGWMITIVRNLSLKYLQNTEKEAIPLSCLNIEIQEAACEEQKKIEFGLLLSAIESLPEGNREVFKLSVLEGLSHKEIGKQLGINPHSSSSQLFRAKKTLRAMLINYWMLFLLPILIPVYIYIATRDKTVEISDNGSTATNTHKSQSKYVQKGLGTLKKEESRYSTSPSTASNAGRGSASEIVPEGNIALQVSTDSAITEQRALPFNVDSLQKHLAIGIGTNDSLYCIPQTPQDKMIALNERMNFNACNKKKYPWTFNFGYSSNAGANGAVSNLDYLSLVDYANGGATAKLYTWADLEDYYARNNALMDSVERARMSLILREHPTDDNGSLGEIAHHCRPRTFGLSINKQLSPKWTFGTGITYTRLKSEFESEYNKARLVKTQKIDYVGIPLRLTYQVWSKGRLNAYMTGGMAFEMPVHSSLEKKYIITADSSYTLKRDIKPRYQWSVNLGVGVQYKLFKPFSLYLEPNMFYYFRNSSNLETYRTEHPFIITVPFGLRLTW is encoded by the coding sequence ATGATACAGATTGACGCTTGTAAAAATGGGGATAAGGAAGCCCTGGGAGAACTCTATACGACATACGCTAATAGACTTTTAGGCGTATGTCGGCATTATGTAAAAGATGATAATTCGGCTCACGATATTTTGCATGATGCATTTATTATAATCTTCATGTCTATCCAAGATTTGAAAGATGAATCAAAATTGGAAGGTTGGATGATAACAATCGTAAGAAATCTATCCTTAAAATATCTCCAAAACACAGAAAAAGAAGCCATACCATTATCTTGCTTGAATATAGAAATTCAGGAAGCAGCATGTGAGGAACAGAAAAAGATAGAGTTCGGACTATTGTTGTCAGCGATAGAGTCCTTACCAGAAGGGAATCGTGAAGTTTTCAAGCTCTCAGTCTTAGAAGGTCTTTCCCACAAGGAGATAGGAAAACAGCTCGGCATCAATCCGCACAGTTCTTCTTCCCAGTTGTTCAGGGCAAAGAAAACATTGCGTGCAATGTTGATTAACTATTGGATGCTCTTCTTGCTTCCAATTCTTATACCAGTTTATATATATATTGCTACGAGAGATAAAACTGTTGAGATTTCCGATAACGGATCTACTGCTACAAACACTCATAAGAGTCAATCAAAATATGTTCAAAAAGGATTAGGAACTCTGAAGAAAGAAGAGTCAAGATATTCTACCTCGCCAAGTACCGCCAGTAATGCAGGAAGAGGTTCTGCCAGTGAGATTGTCCCTGAAGGAAATATTGCTTTGCAAGTATCAACAGACAGTGCTATAACGGAACAACGAGCATTACCCTTTAATGTGGATTCCCTGCAAAAACATTTGGCTATAGGTATCGGAACTAACGATTCTTTATACTGCATTCCACAGACACCACAAGATAAGATGATAGCATTGAATGAAAGAATGAACTTCAACGCCTGCAATAAGAAGAAATATCCGTGGACATTCAATTTTGGTTATTCATCCAATGCCGGTGCAAATGGAGCCGTGTCGAATTTGGATTATCTGTCACTTGTAGATTACGCCAACGGTGGTGCGACAGCCAAACTTTACACTTGGGCTGATTTAGAGGATTATTATGCCCGGAATAATGCTTTGATGGATTCTGTCGAGAGAGCGAGAATGTCCTTGATACTGCGTGAACATCCAACAGATGACAACGGTTCATTGGGGGAGATCGCACATCATTGTCGCCCTAGGACCTTTGGTCTTTCCATTAATAAGCAATTAAGTCCAAAATGGACTTTCGGTACAGGTATAACTTACACCAGACTAAAATCTGAATTTGAAAGCGAGTATAACAAGGCAAGACTGGTGAAAACCCAGAAAATAGATTATGTTGGCATACCATTGAGACTGACCTATCAAGTATGGTCAAAAGGACGGCTCAATGCATATATGACAGGTGGTATGGCATTTGAAATGCCTGTCCACAGTTCGCTTGAAAAGAAGTACATCATAACAGCCGACTCGTCGTACACGTTGAAGAGGGACATCAAGCCACGTTATCAGTGGTCTGTAAACTTAGGTGTCGGTGTGCAGTACAAGCTATTCAAGCCTTTCAGTCTGTATCTGGAACCAAACATGTTCTACTACTTCAGAAATAGCAGTAACCTTGAGACTTACCGCACAGAGCATCCGTTCATCATAACGGTACCATTCGGATTGCGGCTTACTTGGTAA
- the ftsY gene encoding signal recognition particle-docking protein FtsY, which produces MGFFGLFNKKKKEVLDKGLETTKQSVFSKITRAVAGKSKVDDEVLDNLEEILITSDVGVDTTVKIIQRIEERIARDKYVSTSELNTVLRAEIATLLTENNTENAEDWDLPTDHKPYVILVVGVNGVGKTTTIGKLAYQFKNAGKKVYLGAADTFRAAAVEQIQIWGDRVGVPVIKQQMGSDPASVAFDTLQSAKANGADVVIIDTAGRLHNKVGLMNELKKIKDVMKKILPEAPDDVMLVLDGSTGQNAFEQAKQFASVTQITSLAITKLDGTAKGGVVIGISDQLKVPVRYIGLGEGMEDLQLFNKEQFVDSLFKQD; this is translated from the coding sequence ATGGGATTTTTCGGACTTTTCAATAAGAAGAAAAAAGAAGTACTCGACAAAGGTCTTGAGACTACGAAGCAAAGCGTATTCTCAAAGATAACACGTGCCGTAGCAGGCAAGTCGAAAGTAGACGATGAGGTTTTGGACAATTTGGAAGAAATCCTTATAACGTCAGACGTTGGTGTAGATACCACCGTGAAAATCATTCAGCGCATAGAGGAACGTATTGCACGCGACAAATACGTTTCAACATCGGAATTAAACACCGTTCTGAGGGCAGAAATTGCCACACTCTTAACCGAGAATAATACCGAGAATGCAGAGGATTGGGACTTGCCAACCGACCATAAACCATACGTTATACTCGTGGTTGGCGTGAACGGAGTGGGCAAAACCACCACCATCGGCAAATTGGCATACCAGTTCAAGAACGCAGGAAAGAAGGTCTACCTTGGTGCTGCCGACACCTTCCGTGCAGCTGCCGTAGAACAAATTCAGATTTGGGGCGACCGCGTAGGTGTGCCTGTCATTAAGCAACAGATGGGTTCCGACCCTGCCAGTGTGGCTTTCGACACCCTTCAGAGTGCGAAAGCGAACGGTGCCGACGTTGTTATCATCGACACGGCAGGCCGCTTGCACAACAAGGTAGGACTGATGAACGAGTTGAAAAAGATTAAGGACGTAATGAAAAAGATACTGCCCGAAGCTCCCGACGATGTTATGTTGGTGCTCGACGGCAGCACGGGGCAGAACGCTTTCGAGCAGGCTAAGCAGTTTGCATCGGTTACACAAATCACCTCGCTCGCCATTACCAAACTCGACGGAACCGCTAAAGGCGGCGTAGTTATCGGTATTAGCGACCAGCTGAAAGTGCCTGTGCGATACATTGGCTTAGGCGAGGGAATGGAAGACTTGCAACTATTTAATAAAGAACAGTTTGTAGATAGCTTGTTCAAGCAAGACTAA